In bacterium, a genomic segment contains:
- the trxB gene encoding thioredoxin-disulfide reductase has translation MENVIIIGTGPAGLTTAIYMARANLKPVVIEGIQPGGQLTTTTDVENFPGFPEGIDGSTLVMKMREQAERFGARFISGEVVKADFTSNSRKLVLEDGKVLEALTVVIASGARAMYLGIESETKLMGRGVSACATCDGALYRDVPVAVVGGGDTAMEEALFLTRFASKVSLIHRRHEFRASKIMSDRVINHPKIEIHWDSVVDEVLDVSRNEVTGLRLKNLKTGAVTEIPVMAMFAAIGHEPNTKPFKGILDMNETGYLVTRHTVTNIPGVFAAGDVQDAHYRQAITAAGTGCMAALEAERYIGSLGG, from the coding sequence ATGGAAAATGTAATTATTATCGGAACCGGCCCGGCCGGCCTGACCACCGCCATCTATATGGCGCGCGCCAATCTCAAGCCGGTGGTGATCGAAGGGATCCAGCCCGGCGGGCAGTTGACCACCACCACCGATGTGGAGAACTTTCCCGGATTTCCCGAGGGGATTGATGGCAGCACGCTGGTCATGAAGATGCGGGAGCAGGCGGAACGTTTCGGTGCACGGTTTATCTCCGGCGAAGTGGTGAAAGCGGATTTTACCAGCAACTCACGGAAACTGGTGCTCGAGGATGGCAAGGTGCTGGAGGCGTTGACGGTGGTGATCGCGTCCGGAGCCCGGGCCATGTATCTGGGGATCGAGTCGGAAACCAAGCTGATGGGGCGCGGGGTCTCGGCGTGTGCGACCTGCGATGGTGCCCTGTACCGCGATGTTCCCGTTGCAGTGGTGGGTGGGGGCGATACGGCCATGGAAGAGGCGTTGTTCCTGACGCGGTTTGCCTCTAAGGTGTCGTTGATCCACCGGCGGCATGAATTCCGTGCCTCGAAAATCATGTCCGACCGCGTCATCAACCATCCGAAAATCGAGATTCACTGGGATTCCGTGGTGGACGAAGTGTTGGATGTGTCACGTAACGAGGTGACCGGGCTGCGTTTGAAAAACCTCAAGACCGGCGCCGTGACCGAGATTCCTGTGATGGCCATGTTTGCGGCCATCGGCCATGAACCCAATACGAAGCCCTTCAAGGGGATCCTGGATATGAACGAGACGGGGTACCTGGTCACCCGGCATACCGTCACGAATATTCCCGGTGTGTTTGCCGCAGGCGATGTGCAGGATGCCCATTACCGGCAGGCGATTACGGCGGCGGGGACCGGCTGTATGGCTGCGCTTGAGGCGGAACGTTATATCGGCAGCCTCGGCGGATGA
- a CDS encoding lytic transglycosylase domain-containing protein, with amino-acid sequence MSAVTRATQGVLLISGLLVCLITAGFLAYRYEMGYYRHREWIDAAAARYQVPPRLIAAVIWRETRFNPLCRGKAGELGFMQIMPGSAREWAKVEKVPAFDPESLMDPGTNILAGTWYLGRALRRWNTEADPIPYALAEYNAGRSNAVRWDRLTDTNSQAFTEVISYPTTRAYVKTVLRYYQSFGRPWERWGKE; translated from the coding sequence ATGAGCGCAGTGACCCGGGCCACCCAGGGCGTTCTTCTCATTTCCGGGCTACTGGTTTGCCTGATCACCGCCGGCTTTCTGGCCTATCGATACGAGATGGGCTATTACCGCCATCGTGAGTGGATTGATGCCGCCGCGGCCCGTTATCAGGTTCCCCCCCGGCTGATCGCGGCCGTGATCTGGCGGGAGACGCGCTTTAATCCCCTGTGCCGCGGCAAAGCCGGTGAACTGGGATTCATGCAAATCATGCCGGGGAGTGCACGGGAATGGGCCAAAGTGGAGAAGGTGCCCGCCTTCGATCCGGAGAGCCTGATGGATCCCGGCACCAACATTCTGGCGGGGACCTGGTATCTGGGCCGTGCGCTCCGGCGCTGGAATACCGAGGCGGATCCCATTCCCTATGCACTGGCCGAGTATAATGCCGGCCGCTCCAATGCGGTCCGTTGGGACCGGCTGACGGATACGAACTCGCAGGCGTTTACCGAGGTCATCAGCTATCCCACGACCCGGGCTTATGTAAAGACCGTTCTCCGTTATTACCAGTCATTTGGCCGGCCATGGGAACGCTGGGGAAAAGAGTGA
- the queA gene encoding tRNA preQ1(34) S-adenosylmethionine ribosyltransferase-isomerase QueA, giving the protein MNTNLKTSEFDFVLPPELIAQEPRLDRESARMMVVNRATGTLAHHTVRDLPDFLKANDLLVLNDTRVIPARIYGHKEKTGGRVELLLLEDMKNGQWHALCGSSRRPAAGTHLIMAEGRIHAEVMEWDGDVGIMVSLHCEGSVLDVLEEVGIPPLPPYIKRPKVPDQATLSSDRIYYQTVYARAPGAVAAPTAGLHITESLLQRLNQQGVAHGTVTLHVGMGTFKPVKTELIADHQMESERYEVTPELSQAIRQAKLSKGRVVAVGSTVVRTLETAATAVGEISPGSGRTRIFITPPYPFKLVDAMLTNFHLPKSTLIMMVGALAGTDLIRHAYAEAVKEQYRFYSYGDCMLIL; this is encoded by the coding sequence ATGAATACCAACCTGAAGACCTCCGAGTTTGATTTTGTTTTGCCCCCTGAACTGATTGCCCAGGAGCCGCGTCTGGATCGTGAGTCCGCCCGCATGATGGTGGTGAACCGCGCCACCGGAACCCTGGCACATCATACGGTGCGCGATCTGCCTGACTTCCTGAAGGCCAATGACCTCTTAGTGCTCAATGATACCCGTGTGATACCTGCCCGGATTTATGGACATAAGGAGAAAACGGGCGGCCGGGTCGAGCTCCTCCTGCTTGAAGACATGAAAAATGGCCAATGGCATGCCCTGTGCGGGTCATCCCGACGTCCTGCTGCAGGGACACACCTGATTATGGCGGAGGGCCGGATTCACGCTGAAGTCATGGAGTGGGACGGGGACGTGGGCATCATGGTCTCGCTTCACTGTGAGGGTTCCGTTTTGGACGTTCTGGAAGAGGTCGGCATTCCGCCCTTGCCACCTTACATCAAGCGGCCCAAGGTGCCGGATCAGGCGACCTTATCTAGTGATCGGATCTATTATCAAACCGTGTATGCCCGGGCGCCGGGTGCGGTGGCCGCGCCGACTGCCGGGCTGCACATTACCGAGTCCTTATTGCAGCGCCTGAACCAGCAGGGCGTGGCCCATGGTACGGTGACCCTGCATGTGGGGATGGGGACGTTCAAGCCGGTGAAAACCGAGTTGATTGCCGATCATCAGATGGAGTCGGAGCGGTATGAGGTCACCCCCGAACTATCGCAGGCGATCAGGCAGGCCAAGCTCAGTAAAGGGCGGGTGGTCGCGGTGGGGAGTACCGTCGTCAGAACGCTGGAGACGGCGGCGACCGCGGTGGGAGAGATCAGCCCAGGCAGCGGACGCACCCGCATTTTCATCACGCCGCCATACCCATTCAAACTGGTGGATGCTATGTTGACCAATTTTCATCTTCCGAAATCCACTCTGATCATGATGGTGGGCGCCTTAGCCGGCACCGACCTGATCCGTCACGCCTATGCCGAAGCGGTCAAAGAGCAATACCGGTTCTACAGCTATGGCGATTGCATGCTGATCCTCTAA